From the genome of Danaus plexippus chromosome 30, MEX_DaPlex, whole genome shotgun sequence, one region includes:
- the LOC133319818 gene encoding wee1-like protein kinase, which yields MSEWYRMKNGFNSKLNSSEISVETSCDISDSFNIFSDNLSPIPAAIVPRKLDFSSVDDDECIRNTSPTTASLSPPYKRVRALKLFDSPHTPKTLLEKCSTPSHHTSRIRLFPPKVTAPNGMSGSSHHLHPPSDEDSALGSLPPDDDDCRRRRPLANINPFTPDGQALNKKKRALSKTPTLGESTPEKPAKRLRESNISRYNVEFMELGVIGSGQFGRVARALNRLDGCVYALKRSLRPVAGSAAERAALNEVYAHAALGKHEHLVRYYSAWAEDDHMIIQNEYCDGGSLQQKMEAGPLPESELLLILAHVADGLAYIHSQQLVHMDVKPGNIFICTDNAAAVDSDDGYDDDDLPPATHKYKIGDLGHVTCISSPSVEEGDCRYLPKEVLQEDFTHLTKADIFAFGLTLFEAGGGGPLPKNGPQWHAYRDGHLPGLPQLSREFNQLLKKMVDPDPSQRPSAARLRRHALLHPAGNKSKAQLRRELAAARLKNELLTRKLQEAARCIKSLTPGLCGETSRPRTRAARRSDETRQDRRTNIATKQISRHKK from the exons ATGAGTGAGTGGTACAGGATGAAAAACGGCTTCAATAGCAAACTTAACTCTTCCGAAATATCGGTGGAGACTTCGTGTGATATATCAGACTCTTTCAACATATTTTCTGATAATTTGAGCCCCATACCGGCTGCAATAGTGCCAAGGAAGTTGGATTTTAGTTCTGTGGACGATGATGAGTGTATTCGGAACACATCACCGACTACAGCCTCCCTCAGTCCACCATATAAGAGAGTCAGGGCATTAAA ATTGTTCGACAGTCCGCACACACCCAAAACCCTCCTGGAGAAGTGTTCTACGCCCTCACATCACACTTCCAGGATCAGACTGTTCCCACCCAAAGTTACTGCACCTAACG GTATGTCGGGCTCCAGCCATCACCTCCACCCGCCGTCGGACGAGGACTCCGCCCTCGGGAGTCTGCCCCCCGACGACGACGACTGTCGCAGGAGGAGACCCCTCGCCAACATTAACCCCTTCACGCCTGACG GTCAAGCGCTGAATAAGAAGAAGAGGGCGCTGTCCAAGACACCCACGCTGGGGGAGAGCACGCCCGAGAAGCCCGCCAAGAGACTAAGG GAGTCCAACATCTCCCGGTACAACGTGGAGTTCATGGAGCTGGGAGTGATCGGCTCGGGACAGTTCGGGCGGGTGGCGCGCGCTCTCAACAGGCTGGACGGCTGTGTGTACGCGCTCAAGAGGAGTCTCCGCCCCGTTGCGGGCTCGGCGGCCGAGAGGGCCGCGCTCAACGAGGTGTACGCACACGCCGCGCTCGGCAAACACGAGCATCTAGTGAG ATACTACTCGGCGTGGGCGGAGGACGACCACATGATCATACAGAATGAGTACTGCGACGGAGGCTCGCTGCAGCAGAAGATGGAGGCCGGGCCGCTGCCGGAGAGCGAGCTGCTGCTCATCCTGGCGCACGTGGCGGACGGCCTGGCCTACATACACTCGCAGCAGCTCGTGCACATGGACGTCAAGCCTGGGAACATCTTCATCTGCACCGACAACGCCGCGGCCGTCGACTCCGACGACGGCTACGACGACGACGACCTGCCGCCCGCCACGCACAAGTATAAGATAG GTGACCTGGGCCACGTGACCTGCATCTCCTCGCCCTCGGTGGAGGAGGGCGACTGCCGCTACCTGCCCAAGGAGGTGCTGCAGGAGGACTTCACGCATCTCACCAAGGCTGATATATTCGCGTTCG GTCTGACGTTGTTCGAGGCTGGCGGCGGCGGTCCCCTGCCCAAGAACGGTCCCCAGTGGCACGCCTACAGAGACGGACACCTGCCGGGGCTGCCGCAACTCTCCAGGGAGTTCAACCAGCTGCTCAAG AAAATGGTGGACCCCGACCCCAGCCAGCGACCCTCGGCGGCCAGGCTCAGGAGACACGCGCTGCTCCACCCGGCGGGGAACAAGAGTAAGGCTCAGCTCAGGAGGGAGCTGGCGGCGGCGCGGCTCAAGAACGAACTGCTCACCAGGAAGCTACAGGAGGCGGCCAG GTGTATCAAGTCCCTGACGCCCGGACTGTGCGGCGAGACCTCGCGGCCGCGCACACGAGCCGCCAGGAGGTCCGACGAGACGAGGCAGGACAGGAGGACGAACAT AGCAACGAAACAGATATCAAGACACAAAAAGTAA